A genome region from Bufo gargarizans isolate SCDJY-AF-19 chromosome 2, ASM1485885v1, whole genome shotgun sequence includes the following:
- the RPS27L gene encoding 40S ribosomal protein S27-like isoform X2 has product MPLAKDLLHPSADEERTRHKKKRLVQSPNSYFMDVKCPGCYKITTVFSHAQTVVLCVGCSTVLCQPTGGKARLTEGCSFRRKQH; this is encoded by the exons ATGCCT ttggctAAAGACTTGCTGCATCCCTCCGCTGACGAGGAGAGGACTAGGCATAAGAAGAAGAGGTTGGTCCAGAGCCCAAATTCCTACTTCATGGATGTGAAATGTCCAG GCTGCTATAAGATCACTACGGTTTTCAGCCATGCACAAACAGTTGTCCTGTGTGTAGGCTGCTCTACTGTGCTTTGTCAGCCCACAGGTGGAAAAGCCAGGCTCACAGAAG GTTGTTCCTTTAGAAGAAAACAACACTGA
- the RPS27L gene encoding 40S ribosomal protein S27-like isoform X1 yields MSVHVCTLFSLWTVGCICSITQTVSGITGTHPCVLADSMLAKDLLHPSADEERTRHKKKRLVQSPNSYFMDVKCPGCYKITTVFSHAQTVVLCVGCSTVLCQPTGGKARLTEGCSFRRKQH; encoded by the exons ATGTCTGTACATGTCTGCACACTATTTAGTCTGTGGACAGTTGGATGTATTTGCAGTATAACCCAGACAGTGAGTGGTATAACGGGCACCCATCCTTGTGTTCTAGCAGACAGCATG ttggctAAAGACTTGCTGCATCCCTCCGCTGACGAGGAGAGGACTAGGCATAAGAAGAAGAGGTTGGTCCAGAGCCCAAATTCCTACTTCATGGATGTGAAATGTCCAG GCTGCTATAAGATCACTACGGTTTTCAGCCATGCACAAACAGTTGTCCTGTGTGTAGGCTGCTCTACTGTGCTTTGTCAGCCCACAGGTGGAAAAGCCAGGCTCACAGAAG GTTGTTCCTTTAGAAGAAAACAACACTGA